One region of Carya illinoinensis cultivar Pawnee chromosome 8, C.illinoinensisPawnee_v1, whole genome shotgun sequence genomic DNA includes:
- the LOC122318930 gene encoding nodulin homeobox-like isoform X2, which produces MLDDTVLRFSRMRITIEEPSCSSFAPVIDLISAVKELHGFSSQELHKLLRDSENFTIHYRTEKNSLIKIDMEKLAGFLPLHLIAVLMSADRDEALFRYLLSGIRLLYSLCDLAPRHSKLEQILLDDVKVSEQLLDLVFYLLIVLGGYKQDTLMFGPMPTVHSALVACSLNLLTGCISSQFPDLVHVLLAHPKVDIFIEAAFGAICVAIRFLKIQLSDKHPDLCLKSNLTAEQIVNYICQQCEVSVQFLQSLCQQKLFLERLLRNKELCKKGGILFLAQAILKLTATPHFVESSRISAAVSRLKAKFLAILLNLCEAESISYLDEVSSSPGSLQLAKSVASEVFGLLKTELSRDPKHLAACSDRTYPMGFFQLNAMRLADIFSDDTNFQCYITIYFTEILTAILSLPHGDFISSWCCSDLPAREVDSTLEYDSFAAAGWVLDNISSLDRPNENNLEFTLIPISIPRASYEHQRTSLFIKIIANLHCFNPTICEEQERNLFLHKFLECLHMDLSKSFPGFSFSSDAPKAANVYRNLRSLLSHAESLVPNFLNEEDVQLLRIFFNQLQPLITSAEFEENQVQEAQSPEGYSSLLPRKEPPNLNDRHGNSKEEMFEDSAFQDMDQFYLKSRHVDHVDVVIMQDTREGKGISGVRASEGLIKIHREVQNVETSGSDTCSTRGKNDVDQMCNGEFLKTSEQIKESEVGGDTEDKQIKTIHCEEKQQRKRKRTLMNDKQMAMIERALLDEPDMQRNAASIQSWAHKISVHGSKVTSAQLKNWLNNRKVRLARARAAKAVRASLEVENAIPDKQSEPGLGYNGSPDSPGEDSYAPRKADGDPESILGTGNGESSHTAQTNLIVVGRADFVQCKAGQYIMFVDKEGQELGKGIVYQVHGEWNGWNLKEQKACVLDVYELKVESTALLPYASKVVGISFEEAEIKIGVMRVLWDLSRIFTLRPQ; this is translated from the exons ATGCTCGACGATACTGTTCTCAG ATTTTCAAGAATGAGGATTACCATAGAAGAACCCTCGTGTAGTTCTTTTGCCCCA GTCATTGACTTAATTTCGGCAGTGAAGGAGCTGCATGGCTTTAGCTCTCAGGAACTTCATAAGCTGCTGCGGGACTCTGAAAACTTTACCATTCACTACCGCACAGAAAAAAACTCATTGATTAAG ATTGATATGGAAAAGCTTGCAGGATTTCTTCCCTTACATCTTATTGCAGTGCTTATGTCAGCTGACAGAGACGAAGCCCTGTTCAGATACTTGTTATCCGGCATACGTCTCTTGTATTCATTATGTGATTTAGCACCTCGACATTCTAAACTTGAGCAG ATTTTGCTTGATGATGTAAAAGTGTCCGAGCAGCTGCTGGACCTGGTGTTTTATTTGCTAATTGTTCTCGGGGGTTATAAGCAG GACACCCTTATGTTTGGTCCTATGCCCACTGTGCATTCAGCACTGGTGGCATGCAGTCTAAATCTATTGACAGGTTGTATATCTTCGCAATTTCCAGATCTTGTCCATGTATTGCTTGCACACCCTAAG GTTGACATTTTTATAGAAGCTGCTTTTGGAGCAATTTGTGTAGCCATTAGGTTTCTCAAAATCCAGCTGTCAGACAAACATCCTGATTTATGCTTGAAATCAAATCTGACTGCTGAACAAATAGTTAACTATATCTGCCAGCAATGTGAGGTTTCTGTACAGTTTCTTCAGTCATTATGCCAACAAAAATTATTTCTGGAGCGCCTACTCAGGAATAAG GAACTATGTAAAAAGGGTGGTATTCTATTTCTTGCTCAAGCCATCTTGAAGTTAACTGCCACGCCTCATTTTGTAGAGTCCTCCAGAATTTCGGCTGCTGTATCTAGGCTGAAAGCTAAATTTCTAGCAATT CTGTTGAATCTGTGTGAAGCAGAAAGCATCTCTTACCTGGATGAAGTTTCTAGTTCACCAGGAAGTCTCCAGTTGGCAAAATCTGTAGCTTCAGAG GTTTTTGGGTTATTGAAGACCGAGCTCAGCAGAGATCCCAAACATCTTGCTGCTTGCTCTGACAGAACTTACCCTATGGGGTTTTTCCAACTCAATGCGATGCGCCTAGCTGACATATTCTCAGATGATACTAACTTTCAATGTTACATCACGATATACTTT ACTGAAATTCTGACTGCAATATTATCGCTTCCTCATGGGGATTTTATATCCAGTTGGTGTTGTTCTGATCTCCCAGCGAGGGAAGTCGATTCTACTCTCGAGTATGATTCATTTGCAGCAGCTGGATGGGTTTTGGATAATATTTCATCATTGGATCGTCCAAATGAAAACAATTTGGAATTTACTCTGATTCCTATAAGCATACCCCGGGCTTCTTATGAACATCAGAGAACCTCattattcatcaaaataattgcAAATCTTCATTGTTTTAATCCCACGATCTGTGAAG AGCAGGAGAGGAACCTCTTTCTTCACAAGTTTCTAGAATGTTTGCATATGGATTTATCTAAATCATTTCCAGGATTTTCCTTTAGCTCTGATGCTCCAAAGGCTGCCAATGTTTACAGGAACCTAC GGTCGTTGTTAAGTCATGCAGAATCTTTAGTTCCCAACTTTTTGAACGAGGAAGATGTACAGCTCTTAAG GATATTCTTTAACCAATTACAACCACTAATTACTTCTGctgaatttgaagaaaatcaagTGCAA GAGGCACAGAGTCCAGAGGGATACTCATCACTTCTACCGAGAAAGGAACCTCCAAATCTCAATGACAGACATGGTAACTCAAAGGAGGAAATGTTTGAGGATTCTGCATTCCAAGACATGGACCAGTTTTATCTCAAAAGCAGGCATGTGGATCATGTTGATGTTGTGATAATGCAAGATACGAGAGAAGGTAAAGGTATATCTGGTGTGAGAGCATCTGAAGGTTTGATAAAGATCCACAGAGAAGTTCAGAATGTTGAAACTAGTGGTTCAGATACATGTTCCACTAGAGGAAAGAATGATGTTGATCAAATGTGCAATGGTGAGTTCCTAAAAACGAGTGAGCAGATAAAGGAAAGTGAAGTTGGAGGAGATACAGAGGACAAACAGATCAAAACCATTCATTGTGAAGAAAAGCAGCAGAGAAAACGGAAGCGAACTTTAATGAATGATAAACAGATGGCAATGATCGAGAGGGCGCTCTTAGATGAACCTGACATGCAGAGAAATGCAGCTTCAATACAATCATGGGCCCATAAAATAAGTGTTCAT GGTTCGAAGGTTACATCTGCACAACTTAAAAACTG GCTAAACAATCGGAAAGTCAGGCTCGCCCGTGCACGCGCAGCTAAGGCAGTCCGTGCATCACTGGAGGTTGAAAACGCTATTCCAGACAAGCAAAGTGAGCCAGGACTAGGGTACAATGGCTCACCTGACAGTCCTGGTGAAGATTCTTATGCCCCAAGAAAGGCCGACGGAGATCCTGAAAGCATCTTGGGAACTGGTAATGGCGAAAGCTCTCATACTGCACAGACGAACTTAATTGTTGTCGGCCGTGCAGATTTTGTCCAGTGCAAAGCAGGTCAGTACATAATGTTTGTAGATAAGGAaggacaggagcttggtaaggGAATAGTGTATCAGGTGCACGGTGAGTGGAATGGATGGAACTTGAAAGAACAAAAGGCATGTGTTCTTGATGTTTATGAACTTAAGGTTGAGAGTACTGCTCTTCTTCCTTACGCTTCTAAAGTTGTTGGCATCTCCTTTGAAGAGGCTGAAATAAAGATTGGGGTAATGAGAGTGCTATGGGATTTAAGTAGAATCTTCACTCTTCGACCTCAATGA
- the LOC122318930 gene encoding nodulin homeobox-like isoform X1, which produces MLDDTVLRFSRMRITIEEPSCSSFAPQVIDLISAVKELHGFSSQELHKLLRDSENFTIHYRTEKNSLIKIDMEKLAGFLPLHLIAVLMSADRDEALFRYLLSGIRLLYSLCDLAPRHSKLEQILLDDVKVSEQLLDLVFYLLIVLGGYKQDTLMFGPMPTVHSALVACSLNLLTGCISSQFPDLVHVLLAHPKVDIFIEAAFGAICVAIRFLKIQLSDKHPDLCLKSNLTAEQIVNYICQQCEVSVQFLQSLCQQKLFLERLLRNKELCKKGGILFLAQAILKLTATPHFVESSRISAAVSRLKAKFLAILLNLCEAESISYLDEVSSSPGSLQLAKSVASEVFGLLKTELSRDPKHLAACSDRTYPMGFFQLNAMRLADIFSDDTNFQCYITIYFTEILTAILSLPHGDFISSWCCSDLPAREVDSTLEYDSFAAAGWVLDNISSLDRPNENNLEFTLIPISIPRASYEHQRTSLFIKIIANLHCFNPTICEEQERNLFLHKFLECLHMDLSKSFPGFSFSSDAPKAANVYRNLRSLLSHAESLVPNFLNEEDVQLLRIFFNQLQPLITSAEFEENQVQEAQSPEGYSSLLPRKEPPNLNDRHGNSKEEMFEDSAFQDMDQFYLKSRHVDHVDVVIMQDTREGKGISGVRASEGLIKIHREVQNVETSGSDTCSTRGKNDVDQMCNGEFLKTSEQIKESEVGGDTEDKQIKTIHCEEKQQRKRKRTLMNDKQMAMIERALLDEPDMQRNAASIQSWAHKISVHGSKVTSAQLKNWLNNRKVRLARARAAKAVRASLEVENAIPDKQSEPGLGYNGSPDSPGEDSYAPRKADGDPESILGTGNGESSHTAQTNLIVVGRADFVQCKAGQYIMFVDKEGQELGKGIVYQVHGEWNGWNLKEQKACVLDVYELKVESTALLPYASKVVGISFEEAEIKIGVMRVLWDLSRIFTLRPQ; this is translated from the exons ATGCTCGACGATACTGTTCTCAG ATTTTCAAGAATGAGGATTACCATAGAAGAACCCTCGTGTAGTTCTTTTGCCCCA CAGGTCATTGACTTAATTTCGGCAGTGAAGGAGCTGCATGGCTTTAGCTCTCAGGAACTTCATAAGCTGCTGCGGGACTCTGAAAACTTTACCATTCACTACCGCACAGAAAAAAACTCATTGATTAAG ATTGATATGGAAAAGCTTGCAGGATTTCTTCCCTTACATCTTATTGCAGTGCTTATGTCAGCTGACAGAGACGAAGCCCTGTTCAGATACTTGTTATCCGGCATACGTCTCTTGTATTCATTATGTGATTTAGCACCTCGACATTCTAAACTTGAGCAG ATTTTGCTTGATGATGTAAAAGTGTCCGAGCAGCTGCTGGACCTGGTGTTTTATTTGCTAATTGTTCTCGGGGGTTATAAGCAG GACACCCTTATGTTTGGTCCTATGCCCACTGTGCATTCAGCACTGGTGGCATGCAGTCTAAATCTATTGACAGGTTGTATATCTTCGCAATTTCCAGATCTTGTCCATGTATTGCTTGCACACCCTAAG GTTGACATTTTTATAGAAGCTGCTTTTGGAGCAATTTGTGTAGCCATTAGGTTTCTCAAAATCCAGCTGTCAGACAAACATCCTGATTTATGCTTGAAATCAAATCTGACTGCTGAACAAATAGTTAACTATATCTGCCAGCAATGTGAGGTTTCTGTACAGTTTCTTCAGTCATTATGCCAACAAAAATTATTTCTGGAGCGCCTACTCAGGAATAAG GAACTATGTAAAAAGGGTGGTATTCTATTTCTTGCTCAAGCCATCTTGAAGTTAACTGCCACGCCTCATTTTGTAGAGTCCTCCAGAATTTCGGCTGCTGTATCTAGGCTGAAAGCTAAATTTCTAGCAATT CTGTTGAATCTGTGTGAAGCAGAAAGCATCTCTTACCTGGATGAAGTTTCTAGTTCACCAGGAAGTCTCCAGTTGGCAAAATCTGTAGCTTCAGAG GTTTTTGGGTTATTGAAGACCGAGCTCAGCAGAGATCCCAAACATCTTGCTGCTTGCTCTGACAGAACTTACCCTATGGGGTTTTTCCAACTCAATGCGATGCGCCTAGCTGACATATTCTCAGATGATACTAACTTTCAATGTTACATCACGATATACTTT ACTGAAATTCTGACTGCAATATTATCGCTTCCTCATGGGGATTTTATATCCAGTTGGTGTTGTTCTGATCTCCCAGCGAGGGAAGTCGATTCTACTCTCGAGTATGATTCATTTGCAGCAGCTGGATGGGTTTTGGATAATATTTCATCATTGGATCGTCCAAATGAAAACAATTTGGAATTTACTCTGATTCCTATAAGCATACCCCGGGCTTCTTATGAACATCAGAGAACCTCattattcatcaaaataattgcAAATCTTCATTGTTTTAATCCCACGATCTGTGAAG AGCAGGAGAGGAACCTCTTTCTTCACAAGTTTCTAGAATGTTTGCATATGGATTTATCTAAATCATTTCCAGGATTTTCCTTTAGCTCTGATGCTCCAAAGGCTGCCAATGTTTACAGGAACCTAC GGTCGTTGTTAAGTCATGCAGAATCTTTAGTTCCCAACTTTTTGAACGAGGAAGATGTACAGCTCTTAAG GATATTCTTTAACCAATTACAACCACTAATTACTTCTGctgaatttgaagaaaatcaagTGCAA GAGGCACAGAGTCCAGAGGGATACTCATCACTTCTACCGAGAAAGGAACCTCCAAATCTCAATGACAGACATGGTAACTCAAAGGAGGAAATGTTTGAGGATTCTGCATTCCAAGACATGGACCAGTTTTATCTCAAAAGCAGGCATGTGGATCATGTTGATGTTGTGATAATGCAAGATACGAGAGAAGGTAAAGGTATATCTGGTGTGAGAGCATCTGAAGGTTTGATAAAGATCCACAGAGAAGTTCAGAATGTTGAAACTAGTGGTTCAGATACATGTTCCACTAGAGGAAAGAATGATGTTGATCAAATGTGCAATGGTGAGTTCCTAAAAACGAGTGAGCAGATAAAGGAAAGTGAAGTTGGAGGAGATACAGAGGACAAACAGATCAAAACCATTCATTGTGAAGAAAAGCAGCAGAGAAAACGGAAGCGAACTTTAATGAATGATAAACAGATGGCAATGATCGAGAGGGCGCTCTTAGATGAACCTGACATGCAGAGAAATGCAGCTTCAATACAATCATGGGCCCATAAAATAAGTGTTCAT GGTTCGAAGGTTACATCTGCACAACTTAAAAACTG GCTAAACAATCGGAAAGTCAGGCTCGCCCGTGCACGCGCAGCTAAGGCAGTCCGTGCATCACTGGAGGTTGAAAACGCTATTCCAGACAAGCAAAGTGAGCCAGGACTAGGGTACAATGGCTCACCTGACAGTCCTGGTGAAGATTCTTATGCCCCAAGAAAGGCCGACGGAGATCCTGAAAGCATCTTGGGAACTGGTAATGGCGAAAGCTCTCATACTGCACAGACGAACTTAATTGTTGTCGGCCGTGCAGATTTTGTCCAGTGCAAAGCAGGTCAGTACATAATGTTTGTAGATAAGGAaggacaggagcttggtaaggGAATAGTGTATCAGGTGCACGGTGAGTGGAATGGATGGAACTTGAAAGAACAAAAGGCATGTGTTCTTGATGTTTATGAACTTAAGGTTGAGAGTACTGCTCTTCTTCCTTACGCTTCTAAAGTTGTTGGCATCTCCTTTGAAGAGGCTGAAATAAAGATTGGGGTAATGAGAGTGCTATGGGATTTAAGTAGAATCTTCACTCTTCGACCTCAATGA
- the LOC122318930 gene encoding nodulin homeobox-like isoform X4 — translation MRITIEEPSCSSFAPVIDLISAVKELHGFSSQELHKLLRDSENFTIHYRTEKNSLIKIDMEKLAGFLPLHLIAVLMSADRDEALFRYLLSGIRLLYSLCDLAPRHSKLEQILLDDVKVSEQLLDLVFYLLIVLGGYKQDTLMFGPMPTVHSALVACSLNLLTGCISSQFPDLVHVLLAHPKVDIFIEAAFGAICVAIRFLKIQLSDKHPDLCLKSNLTAEQIVNYICQQCEVSVQFLQSLCQQKLFLERLLRNKELCKKGGILFLAQAILKLTATPHFVESSRISAAVSRLKAKFLAILLNLCEAESISYLDEVSSSPGSLQLAKSVASEVFGLLKTELSRDPKHLAACSDRTYPMGFFQLNAMRLADIFSDDTNFQCYITIYFTEILTAILSLPHGDFISSWCCSDLPAREVDSTLEYDSFAAAGWVLDNISSLDRPNENNLEFTLIPISIPRASYEHQRTSLFIKIIANLHCFNPTICEEQERNLFLHKFLECLHMDLSKSFPGFSFSSDAPKAANVYRNLRSLLSHAESLVPNFLNEEDVQLLRIFFNQLQPLITSAEFEENQVQEAQSPEGYSSLLPRKEPPNLNDRHGNSKEEMFEDSAFQDMDQFYLKSRHVDHVDVVIMQDTREGKGISGVRASEGLIKIHREVQNVETSGSDTCSTRGKNDVDQMCNGEFLKTSEQIKESEVGGDTEDKQIKTIHCEEKQQRKRKRTLMNDKQMAMIERALLDEPDMQRNAASIQSWAHKISVHGSKVTSAQLKNWLNNRKVRLARARAAKAVRASLEVENAIPDKQSEPGLGYNGSPDSPGEDSYAPRKADGDPESILGTGNGESSHTAQTNLIVVGRADFVQCKAGQYIMFVDKEGQELGKGIVYQVHGEWNGWNLKEQKACVLDVYELKVESTALLPYASKVVGISFEEAEIKIGVMRVLWDLSRIFTLRPQ, via the exons ATGAGGATTACCATAGAAGAACCCTCGTGTAGTTCTTTTGCCCCA GTCATTGACTTAATTTCGGCAGTGAAGGAGCTGCATGGCTTTAGCTCTCAGGAACTTCATAAGCTGCTGCGGGACTCTGAAAACTTTACCATTCACTACCGCACAGAAAAAAACTCATTGATTAAG ATTGATATGGAAAAGCTTGCAGGATTTCTTCCCTTACATCTTATTGCAGTGCTTATGTCAGCTGACAGAGACGAAGCCCTGTTCAGATACTTGTTATCCGGCATACGTCTCTTGTATTCATTATGTGATTTAGCACCTCGACATTCTAAACTTGAGCAG ATTTTGCTTGATGATGTAAAAGTGTCCGAGCAGCTGCTGGACCTGGTGTTTTATTTGCTAATTGTTCTCGGGGGTTATAAGCAG GACACCCTTATGTTTGGTCCTATGCCCACTGTGCATTCAGCACTGGTGGCATGCAGTCTAAATCTATTGACAGGTTGTATATCTTCGCAATTTCCAGATCTTGTCCATGTATTGCTTGCACACCCTAAG GTTGACATTTTTATAGAAGCTGCTTTTGGAGCAATTTGTGTAGCCATTAGGTTTCTCAAAATCCAGCTGTCAGACAAACATCCTGATTTATGCTTGAAATCAAATCTGACTGCTGAACAAATAGTTAACTATATCTGCCAGCAATGTGAGGTTTCTGTACAGTTTCTTCAGTCATTATGCCAACAAAAATTATTTCTGGAGCGCCTACTCAGGAATAAG GAACTATGTAAAAAGGGTGGTATTCTATTTCTTGCTCAAGCCATCTTGAAGTTAACTGCCACGCCTCATTTTGTAGAGTCCTCCAGAATTTCGGCTGCTGTATCTAGGCTGAAAGCTAAATTTCTAGCAATT CTGTTGAATCTGTGTGAAGCAGAAAGCATCTCTTACCTGGATGAAGTTTCTAGTTCACCAGGAAGTCTCCAGTTGGCAAAATCTGTAGCTTCAGAG GTTTTTGGGTTATTGAAGACCGAGCTCAGCAGAGATCCCAAACATCTTGCTGCTTGCTCTGACAGAACTTACCCTATGGGGTTTTTCCAACTCAATGCGATGCGCCTAGCTGACATATTCTCAGATGATACTAACTTTCAATGTTACATCACGATATACTTT ACTGAAATTCTGACTGCAATATTATCGCTTCCTCATGGGGATTTTATATCCAGTTGGTGTTGTTCTGATCTCCCAGCGAGGGAAGTCGATTCTACTCTCGAGTATGATTCATTTGCAGCAGCTGGATGGGTTTTGGATAATATTTCATCATTGGATCGTCCAAATGAAAACAATTTGGAATTTACTCTGATTCCTATAAGCATACCCCGGGCTTCTTATGAACATCAGAGAACCTCattattcatcaaaataattgcAAATCTTCATTGTTTTAATCCCACGATCTGTGAAG AGCAGGAGAGGAACCTCTTTCTTCACAAGTTTCTAGAATGTTTGCATATGGATTTATCTAAATCATTTCCAGGATTTTCCTTTAGCTCTGATGCTCCAAAGGCTGCCAATGTTTACAGGAACCTAC GGTCGTTGTTAAGTCATGCAGAATCTTTAGTTCCCAACTTTTTGAACGAGGAAGATGTACAGCTCTTAAG GATATTCTTTAACCAATTACAACCACTAATTACTTCTGctgaatttgaagaaaatcaagTGCAA GAGGCACAGAGTCCAGAGGGATACTCATCACTTCTACCGAGAAAGGAACCTCCAAATCTCAATGACAGACATGGTAACTCAAAGGAGGAAATGTTTGAGGATTCTGCATTCCAAGACATGGACCAGTTTTATCTCAAAAGCAGGCATGTGGATCATGTTGATGTTGTGATAATGCAAGATACGAGAGAAGGTAAAGGTATATCTGGTGTGAGAGCATCTGAAGGTTTGATAAAGATCCACAGAGAAGTTCAGAATGTTGAAACTAGTGGTTCAGATACATGTTCCACTAGAGGAAAGAATGATGTTGATCAAATGTGCAATGGTGAGTTCCTAAAAACGAGTGAGCAGATAAAGGAAAGTGAAGTTGGAGGAGATACAGAGGACAAACAGATCAAAACCATTCATTGTGAAGAAAAGCAGCAGAGAAAACGGAAGCGAACTTTAATGAATGATAAACAGATGGCAATGATCGAGAGGGCGCTCTTAGATGAACCTGACATGCAGAGAAATGCAGCTTCAATACAATCATGGGCCCATAAAATAAGTGTTCAT GGTTCGAAGGTTACATCTGCACAACTTAAAAACTG GCTAAACAATCGGAAAGTCAGGCTCGCCCGTGCACGCGCAGCTAAGGCAGTCCGTGCATCACTGGAGGTTGAAAACGCTATTCCAGACAAGCAAAGTGAGCCAGGACTAGGGTACAATGGCTCACCTGACAGTCCTGGTGAAGATTCTTATGCCCCAAGAAAGGCCGACGGAGATCCTGAAAGCATCTTGGGAACTGGTAATGGCGAAAGCTCTCATACTGCACAGACGAACTTAATTGTTGTCGGCCGTGCAGATTTTGTCCAGTGCAAAGCAGGTCAGTACATAATGTTTGTAGATAAGGAaggacaggagcttggtaaggGAATAGTGTATCAGGTGCACGGTGAGTGGAATGGATGGAACTTGAAAGAACAAAAGGCATGTGTTCTTGATGTTTATGAACTTAAGGTTGAGAGTACTGCTCTTCTTCCTTACGCTTCTAAAGTTGTTGGCATCTCCTTTGAAGAGGCTGAAATAAAGATTGGGGTAATGAGAGTGCTATGGGATTTAAGTAGAATCTTCACTCTTCGACCTCAATGA